The sequence GTACTGGTATATATGCGCCACCACCTAGATCCAACTCCTATCGTATGTCACGGTGTTTGGCAGGGCGAAATCCTAACCCAAGCACAAGGGGAAAATGGTTTTGGCTACGACCCAGTATTTTACGTACCAGAAGATGACTGCGCCTCAGCGCAACTAACACCTGAACGTAAAAAGCAGCTATCACATCGTGGCAAAGCACTGGCTGAATTATTCCAGAAGCTAAAACACGCTCTATGAGCCAGTTAATACCGCCATCACTGGGACTGTATATCCATATTCCGTGGTGCGTACAAAAATGCCCTTACTGTGACTTTAACTCACACGCTTTAAAGGGAGATATCCCCGAAGATATTTATATCAATGCGCTGCTTGAAGATTTGGATGCAGACCTCGCCAGATATGCAGATTCAATTCAAGAGCGACAGCTCACTTCTATCTTTATTGGCGGCGGCACACCTAGCTTAATCTCGCCGCAAGAGATTGCGCGCTTGTTGCAAGGCGTAGAACAACGCATCGCCTTTAAAGACGGTATAGAAGTCACCATGGAAGCCAACCCCGGCACTATTGAGGCGGCACGTTTTGCTCAATATGTCGAAGCAGGCGTCACCCGCATGTCGATTGGGGTGCAGAGCTTTGAACAACAAAAGCTAGAACGTTTAGGGCGTATTCATGGTCAGGATGAAGCGGTTAATGCTGCTAAGTTAGCTCATCAAATTGGGCTAAATAGCTTTAATTTAGATCTTATGCACGGCCTTCCAGATCAAAGCATAGCGCAAGCTCTGGTTGATTTAGAAAAGGCGATTGACCTTGCTCCTCCGCATCTGTCTTGGTATCAGCTCACCATTGAGCCCAATACCATGTTCTACTACAAAACTCCGACCTTACCGGATGACGATGATTTGTGGGATATCTTTGAACAAGGACATCAGAAGCTCAGCGACGCCGGTTACGTGCAATATGAAA is a genomic window of Vibrio neonatus containing:
- the hemW gene encoding radical SAM family heme chaperone HemW encodes the protein MSQLIPPSLGLYIHIPWCVQKCPYCDFNSHALKGDIPEDIYINALLEDLDADLARYADSIQERQLTSIFIGGGTPSLISPQEIARLLQGVEQRIAFKDGIEVTMEANPGTIEAARFAQYVEAGVTRMSIGVQSFEQQKLERLGRIHGQDEAVNAAKLAHQIGLNSFNLDLMHGLPDQSIAQALVDLEKAIDLAPPHLSWYQLTIEPNTMFYYKTPTLPDDDDLWDIFEQGHQKLSDAGYVQYEISGYSKPGYQCQHNLNYWRFGDYLGIGCGSHGKVSFSDGRIVRTTKIKHPRGYLAAYQNMVKPYLDHEHEVAEIDRPFEFFMNRFRLIEACPKQDFIDTTGLALSAVKETMDWAIGMDYVTETETHWQITRKGKLFLNDLLEAFMADEDAD